From a region of the Coleofasciculus sp. FACHB-1120 genome:
- the cysT gene encoding sulfate ABC transporter permease subunit CysT: MAVSAPPQKTSVWKNPFRQISGMSWPWRITLGYLTIMLLLPVSALLLKASTEKPIDFWRIATSPVALATYDVTFITALIAALLNGVFGVLIAWVLVRYEFPFKRLIDAAIDLPFALPTSVAGLTLATVYSENGWIGSLLAPLGIKVAFTRLGVGVAMVFISLPFVVRTLQPVLQEMEPEIEEAAWSLGASKFQTFWRVVLPPLMPAILTGVALGFARAVGEYGSIVIVAANIPFKDLIASVLIIQRLEQYDYSGATVIGTVLLIISLLVLIVINLLQAWGRRYEL; the protein is encoded by the coding sequence ATGGCTGTATCGGCTCCTCCTCAAAAAACTTCTGTTTGGAAAAACCCATTTCGCCAGATAAGCGGTATGTCCTGGCCTTGGCGGATTACCTTGGGGTACCTCACCATCATGCTCCTCCTGCCCGTGTCTGCGCTTCTGTTGAAAGCAAGTACAGAGAAACCGATTGATTTTTGGAGAATTGCCACCAGTCCCGTTGCTCTTGCGACCTACGATGTCACCTTTATCACAGCCTTGATTGCGGCACTCCTGAATGGGGTGTTTGGCGTGTTAATTGCTTGGGTTTTGGTTCGCTATGAGTTCCCCTTCAAACGGTTGATTGATGCAGCCATTGATTTGCCTTTTGCGCTGCCTACTTCAGTCGCGGGTTTGACACTGGCAACGGTCTACAGCGAGAATGGCTGGATTGGTTCCCTGCTAGCACCTTTGGGAATTAAGGTGGCATTCACACGCTTGGGAGTGGGGGTTGCGATGGTGTTTATCTCCTTGCCATTTGTCGTGCGAACCTTACAGCCTGTGTTGCAAGAAATGGAGCCTGAAATCGAAGAAGCCGCTTGGTCTTTGGGAGCTTCTAAATTTCAGACCTTTTGGCGAGTTGTTTTGCCACCTTTAATGCCAGCAATCTTAACGGGTGTAGCGTTGGGGTTTGCCCGTGCTGTTGGAGAATATGGCTCGATCGTAATTGTGGCGGCGAATATACCTTTTAAGGATTTAATCGCATCCGTGTTGATTATTCAGCGATTGGAACAGTATGACTATTCAGGAGCAACGGTGATTGGCACCGTCTTATTAATAATTTCGCTGTTAGTTCTAATCGTAATTAATCTTTTACAAGCGTGGGGACGACGGTATGAACTCTAA